The sequence CTTCTTTAGTTCAACAGTCAACAACGctaagccttttttttcttcttggacaTCATTAATTTGTTTATTCGCCATGTGGAAGCATTCTTCAAGATTCTCATATTTTTCCTACAAACATTCCAAGTGTTAAAAGCGGGTAATGgttatatataatttttaaaaatctgtatTTTTAGTACTAACCtgcaaattaattttattctCTGATaactcttccttttctttcataaGCTGAAGAATTGTGGCATCCTGAGAAGTTTTGAATGCTGAAAACTCAAGTTCAATATTCGCTGCCCTTACTTTCAATTGCTCAAAATCGTTCGCAATTTCCTCCCGTTCCTTGGCCGTCAACTTTAAAGTAGCATTCAGTAGTTGTACCTCGGTTACaagcttattattttgttcCCGAAATTCCGAAAGTAAATTTTCGGCctctgcaattttttgttcgGCGGTTGACAGcgacgtctaaacaaaatttttatgttgGATTTAATTCCATGACGTTAGTTAAAATGGACTTTACCTACTTTCATGTCGGTGGCACACGatttcaatttctctttttcagcACTAACATCAAGTATGACAGCTTCTTTAATGATTTTATAATCACTGTACTCTTGTTCCATTTTCTTGCTACTTTCGATTGATTGGTTCAATGCTTCTTTTAAATCGATTGATGTTTGGTTCATAAGCTCCAATTCCTTCTTCAGCTCAACAGTCAACAACGCTaatgcttgtttttcttcttgggcATCATTAATTTGTTTATTGGCCATGTGATAGCATGTTTCAAGATTCTCATATTTTTCCTACAAACATTCCAAGTGTTAAAAGCGGGTAATGgttatatataatttttaaaaatctgtatTTTTAGTACTAACCtgcaaattaattttattcacTGAtacctcttccttttctttcataaGCTGAAGAATTGTGGCATCCTGAGAAGATCTGAATGCTGAAAACTCAACGTCAATATTCGCTGCCCTTACCTTCAACTGCTCAAAATCGCTCACAATTTCCTCCCGCTCCTTTGCCGTCAACTCTAAGGTAGCATTCAGTTGTTGTACCTCGGTTACaagcttattattttgttcCCGAAATTCTGAAAGTAAATTTTCGGtctctgcaatttttttttcggcggtTGACAGCGAcatctaaagaaaattttcatGTCAAATTTAATTCGCTTccactatttaaaaaaagagagcgcATTACATTTAATTGGCTGTTGATCTCTTGAAGAGCTACATTTTCATTATTAAGTTTTTGGATCGTTGCAGCGTCAGCCGTTCTCAACACATTAAACTCGTTTTCTGTTTCTTTGATACTCGCCTTCGATAACTGAAGTGAATCTTGAAGTTCGCACTGtattttttggctttgttCGAGCGCAGCGTTGGCGACTGAAAACTTTTTGTCGATTTCCGCCTTATGACGTAGAAGTTTAATATGCTCATCGCGCAATTTTTGATAAACTTCTTTCAGTTTCACAAACTTATCTTCCCATCCTTTAGCACGTTTTTCGGTTTcctaataaattttaaaaaaaggtaaagtAGATAACTTGTTGAAATGACAGTAACGTAGATGTTTTCGGATACGTCTAACTGTAATTGGACGACGGAGCCCATTTGCGCCGATTTTGCTGCTTCGCTTAATTTTCGTTCAATAGTTTCCTTGTCTTTCATAGCCTcttgaatttcgttttctttctcagaTAAGCGAATTTCCATATTAAGCAATTCCTGCCGTAGAATCCCAGTCTCCTGATTATATTCGGCACGAACCTTCCTCAGTTCGGCCGATAATTGTTCCAGCTGATGTAAAAGATGTTCTATGTACCGATCTCTGCAAAAGGATGAAGACGTGATCAATTAAATTTGCTTCAAATTGGGTCTGACGCAAGATATGAAACCTTTCAAGCAACAAATCCGGGGAACACTCGTTGCTTTCTGATAGGTCGGATTCCAGTTGAACTAGTGTTTCATCAACATGCGATGGCTGAAATGTTTCGTTTGGTAATATAACAACTGGCGTGACGTGACGACTTAGCTCACTGGATATCAAGAAGTTCGGTGGGTTCTATGGTTCAACAGACAGTGATTAATTTGAGAACCGGTTCTAATGAATTCGGCAAACTACCAAAGTAAATAATCACTATGATTTTTGCAAGATAAATATACCTCATCCAAGTTAGGCACTTGGATAAGTGATTTGAAATATTGGAGAGTGCTGGATTGTAAATAAAACTGCCGCAAAGCcttaaattgtttttgaaatctGATACGGTGACCCTCCAAAGTGTCGGGAGGAAGACCTAGACAGGTAATCTTGATTCAAATTTTTGGGGTAGTGGATAGTAAAATGGTACAACTTACAATTGTGCAGTTTAAAAAGAAGCTTCACGATGAAATCATAAACTTGCGAAGAATCTTGAATGCATGGAATGAGAGGAGCTAGACGGCACTGCCCGGCATTCGTCATAGAATTAGATCGCGACATATCCAATGAACCAAACACTATAGACCGGGAGAACaaatagagagaaaaaaggagagaaaaaaggagagaaaaaaggagagaaaaaaggagagaaaaaaggagagaaaaaaggagagaaaaaaggagagaaaaaaggagagaaaaaaggagagaaaaaaggagagaaaaaaggagagaaaaaaggagagaaaaaaggagagaaaaaaggagagaaaaaaggagagaaaaaaggagagaaaaaaaggagaaaaaaaggagagaaaaaaaggagagaaaaaaaggagagaaaaaaaggagagaaaaagaaagaaaggaagaaaaagaaataaagaaaaaagaaagaaagaaaaaaaaaggaaaaaaaatgtggagaaaaaaaatcgttttcaaTAAAAgttctttcaaaaaattttgaacAATATGAAATACCGCACCAGCCGTTTGCAGAGAAAGAATTTCATCCATATAATCCAGCAGCTCAACAGACAACTGGAAACTAGGCAACGCAAATGAATTAGATAATGAAATCACCTTATCAAACTTATCTCAATCCTTGTGTCACCGGCAgcatcgtattttttttaatgaacgaCTGAATGACTTACTACAAGTTAATGTCGTGTTCACAGACCAAATCgatttcttcatcttttaacATCAGATTGCCAGgaaatttttgatttcttttgtggAAATCCAGCTTGACCACAAGTAGTCGACAGTATACATATATCAACTTTCCATATCCTTCTTTAAAATGTCCCTGTAAGAAAAGAATGccataaaaaatttgcaaatatTATCACACCATCTGGAAGGTAACCAACCCATAACTTCCCCTTGTCAACTAAAAAATCTCTATGTTGCTGGGAATCTTTCTGTGAACATTAAATGACAATatcaatttagtttttttaacagaaaatCTCCATAATATTTACCAAGACATTTGGATGCCCCTCCCGCAAAATTTTATGTAAAGTGTTGCAAAATTTCCATGCAACAATTGGATTTGAATGTATTGGTAACCTCAGGATAATAGACCAAAAAGCCTGGCTCCCCTTACCTTGAAAGGTACCAATAATGGCACCTGCAAAATGTAGAAACATGGTTAAGTTGAACAGAATGAttggaaaaatatttttagctTACTGCGAACATGCTTGGATTTAACGGGTACCTCAGATTCATTTACCGCCTTACAGATAGCCAAAGTCTATAAAAGATAGAAgtgtaaataatttttctttacagCAAATAATGTAGAATAACGCACTtgtgttttttcaaaattttctcgTTCCTGATCTAAAATAACAACACAGCCAGATGACTCATTTTGTTACATCATCTAAGTTTTTATAAATATATCCTTATTTTACCAAGTGAAGTACGGGAGCGATTTGGAGGCAAAGTGCGACCAGCCATATTATTTTGATGCGGCAGTTTGCAGGTAGTACTAAAATCAGTACAACCTCTTGGTGACCCTCCCAAGAACCACAAAATGATGACAATTACTACAAATCGCTAACTTGGCTCGAAGATGAAGGGAGATATGTACAGGAAACGTCCAACCTAACTCAGGAAGTTACCTGTCATTTCTGAAAGTGTATACAAACTTTGCAGCGCAGGGTCTATATCTTACCGGTTATCAgtataaaatcaaaaatccgTCAACAATGCTGCGACCTAGCGGTCAGATTGCCCTTCTCAGTAccgactaaaaaaatatactaaGTTGTAGTACAATGTGCCAAAGAGGCAAAAGCAAAATGcaaaacgtttgaaaaaaacacgaaCTGTACAATAAGGAACCATAAAAAACGGCTGCCAAAAGCTCAGCCACCCGAAATgagaattaaatttttaaatactaTTACAAGATGGCAAGAACTAAAATGGAAATGTATTATTGCAGAAGCGCGCGCGCACAACATTTTCAGCAAATATTTACGAATAGTTCAAATAGTTGATTTCTTatggctttttctttgaaatcatTGAATGGTAGATTGTTTATGGTGATATGTTTAGGGGTGGGGCCTGGGGGGGGATTTTGTTTGCCCCCCTCCTCTCCGAAAATGCTATTCGGGGCACAATCGCAGGATTACTTtaggataaattttttacacGGTCGTCGTTTCGTACCGAACCTGACTGAGTTCGGGACGAAAAATATTACACCCTGAACGGCTTGTCGGGCCAGAAAGGGCTTCAAAAAAGCACTGGCTTAGGCGAAAGCCAAGCCACGCCAAGCGCTTGTCTTATTACTCAACGTCCATGATCTACGAAAATCAAGGCAGAACAAAGTGAGCTCGAAACGCCACAACCAGAGAAACGCAGATGTTGCTGGCATTATTGCAATTTTGATAACAAACTTCACATGTTTAACcattagtttttatttatttattgtcacaattgttttttttctgttttgttagGTAATGATAGGAAATACCGAGATGAATTATTCGCGTGCGAGAAAAGCAGTTGAGAAGTCTCCGATGTATGGTTATCTTATATCTTGTGCCATTTATTATGTTTTCACAATCTCATAAGATTTATTACTGACCTATAGGGTTTGACATTTATGAAGTACCAGGTGAAAAAGTGAACAGTGAGAGGTGCTGGAAATTTATAAATCACAGGACTGAACATTTCTTAAGTAGTGTGTGGTAATGTATCAATTTGTTAAGAAATATATTGCACTATTTACTAGGAAAAATTTCAAGTATAGTTACTTGTGAAGGCTGCAATGCAAACACCGACTTCCTTTTCAGCTTGTTCTACATGCTTAAAGCATCTTGATTACATATTCTTTATGGCAAGTAAAAGGTTCATTTGTTAACATGTTTGGTTAAAACATACAGAATTTGTCTTATCACTGTTATCAGAATCTGATATACAATGAAAGAATGCAGACTTTCGGTTTCAACACTTGGAGGTATTTACTCTCAGATGTGAGTGAATTCTTTCattatcctttttgtttcctattgCTTCTGTTCAACTAAAACTTTTGCGTCACAGGactaaaaaaattgcaaagtAAACCTGCTCCCTAACGACCCTCCAGTTTAACGGGGGTTCAACTTCTCGCCCGTTTGGAATTgagttcattattattttatttgtgttttgtgaATGTGTCTATCGAATTTTGATACGAATCATTATAATAATATCACATCTATTAATCTTATAGATATTGTATTATTTATATTACGTTTATAATATTTACAGTGTTTAACTCAGTTTCTAAGTGATTGTGGAAGGAATGTTGCACATTTCTAAACATAACCCCAACAGTACCACGTAAGAATTGATATGTTTGAATTCTCTGTATTCGTTTAGTTGGTCAACcaattcttttaattttccaGTTCTTACGTAATGCTGTTGAGGTTGCGCTACCTTCCACAATTAAATGGAAATTGGGttgaacatttgaaaaattatAATTCTAATATAAATATACAGTGTTATAAATTGAGTAATATAATAATTCACTGTTAATCATAGCAGGAGCAAGATTCCATAGATTTATTCACACATTATTCACAAATAAAACCACTAATGTCTTTTCGCAACCGTTATGAATTACCTTCTAAAAGCCTCAAGTCCCAGAGCGGTTCATCAGTCTTTTCTAGTTAACCGATTGGGTAGCAAGCAGGTACTCTGACCTCTATGGCCGAGAGATGAGGCACGATTAAATGGTAGTTCTTTTATCCGTGTAGTAGAATAAACAAACCATTCAAATGGTTTATTTGTTCTACTACTAGTTCagattttaaagaattttaccattttttcaaatgctATTCACCTTCGTAAACCTTCATCGTACCGAGCTGCATAGTGTAGGACGGTTTCACCATTCGCTGATGCAACATTGACGTTTGTTGGCATcaatattgttttctttcgctcTTCGTGTTGGTGTGCAATAGCCACCATTAACGGAGTTTCACCGAAATGGTTGTACTCCGTCAATTCGCAATTGTGGTGTTTTAATATCTTTATTAGCAGCATGCCGTTCTCTGCTGCTGCTATGtgcgattgtttttccgttttgtATTATCTCTGGGTGTGCCCCGAAAGATAATAGCAAATCTGTCAGATCGCGGCTGTTTTTTCGTACTTCTTcccgttttaaaatttttcgttcATGAGTGAGGCCACTTGTTGTCTTGGCCAACTTTCCCGAACTTTTATCTTGCGGAGTATACACTGCCTTACAATTTCCGCTGTGTCCCTATCATACTTAAAGAAACTCTACCTTTCTTTAACTTCATTATGGGATTTCTCCAACTTCCTATCCTTCCTGCTCTCGCTGCCAATACTGAAGCGATGGCCTTCATTCTGCAGTTGTTGCATTTTTCCGTTTCGCGCCAGGTTCTGAGTAATTTCTTTCCACTTCACTTGGCAAGTCACATACTAAAAAATTGTCATCGTCGAAGTCACTGTAATACTGCAGCCCCAAGTAATAACTCTCATTTGCACTTGCTCCGCTTGCATGCGAGTCCAATTCCCGATGTGAGTGATTATTTCCCTCTTTACTTTCCGTGTCACTGATTGTGATCAACTCGTACTGTCGCTCTCTTTTCGGCACTTATAGGATGATCGTCACTTTCTCTTCTTCGGTGTGGATTTTGGATGCacttgacatttctttttctttttgataacTTGTTGAGAATTTTTGGAACACTGTAGAATTTAGGCGATTGAAGCACTGGGAAGAGCCTTGGTTTTACAATTTGCTTAAATGCTGTTAAGTATAAAGAGCTTTCTACGGGATTCTTCTCTTAACATGacccattttgttttgactttCCATTATCAAGTTAGGTTATTGtatcttctctttttcgtttgtttgtttatgttttttatttcttgttttgtttggtacTCTCGTTTCGAATGTGCAAcggcataggtcttcccaTACAACGCCATATCCGACCACATAAGTACAACTGGTGTGCTTTCCAGTGGTCCAAAAAATATTCTCGGAGGCAATTGGGGTTTTGGTTGGTTGTCTTGGTCTTGCAGTACGGTTGTCTAGGTATATGGTGTTCTCTTTGCGAGTATTCTCTGGTGTATGATGATCAAACGGCACTCGCCTACCTTGATGGTGTTCCTCGGTCTGGTAGGGTTTGAAGACTCGTTGAGGAAGTGTAAAGCACAACACTGAAAAAACTACGGGAAGCAACTTGTGCTGGTAGCAATTGTTGGTCTCGTTGGGACGTCCAATAGTAAAAGTTTCCTTTTTACCCGTGTATTACAGTGAGTTGCTGAGACAACTCTGaaatacatgttacaatcatgcGATATTTATGTCAATACATAATGCAAATTACAAGCTAACGAGAGAAGGATTACAATCGCATTCGCTTGTTGGTTAGAGGACCGCATGAGGGGATGTAGAAAGTCCAACGTTCTACAACATAACTTGAATAttgttgaaataaaaatcttgtGGGGGGTCCCAATGGCGGGAAGACCAGCCGTAGAGGGGTGGATGTCTCCTCGCTGGGTCCAGATCCAGGACGAGTTTCAGCGTGTCGATTGCGCACTCTCTATAGAGCGTATTCCCCAGCTTTCCCAGCAATtcgttaattttttcttccaaaacgCGCACCACCCGGACCTCTCCCTGGCCCCAGTCGTCCCGGCTCAGTATTAGGACGATTCGGATGACTCCCGAACCGTAGTGAAATGGTCGTCCTCGGATGGGGGTGGCCGCGGTTGCGGTAAAGGATTACCGATTTCGTCGATCCTAAGCCATGCCCTCTCGTCCGCCGTGATAAATTCGTTATTAGAGTTGGATTCCATTGCTTACGAGTTCTTttagaaagagaaattgtCGTCTCTAtgtgtaaagcattcttttagtaattgaaagaatgactttacgttatttaagacaaattgtaatttagaaaattaaactcggaaggcgttaccacaatgtcgaatatcttttattctaataggccaaaaGGATAATAAAAGGATACACAGTTATAGGGCATAAATGGGAAACAGAAATATAAATGGAGTTATGCGAAtttagtcttaccgtcaccgccgtgGCGAAGATAAAAATAGAGATGATAAATGTTGTACGGGAAAGATAAAGATAATAGGGCTGTCAGTCGCACAAGAAGCAATGAAAAGcactcacaataattattgaataagaaacaaattaaacCCACTAGATTTGAGGAATTAAGCAGCACTTGTAGCACTAAGAATGGAAACTATGACTGGAACTGGAACAGGAACAAGAGAGAACGGAAGAGAACTGAAGATAACTGAAGAACtgacttttgggaacaaaagggcatccttttatatattttacatgtttgagggaaacatagcatttccgacagatgagctccggatataagttattgaatatctcacgcagcaacatttcatattcatggaaatgtatggtgcgatgttctacgcatgaagctcatccaatcagcaataagcaggatgtaaagtataatataaaaatagaattcaaggaaatgtcaatgacacttgaattactatatttataatgtatactttaaatataaaacatagtatataattttaatataaagaaaacaaacaatgaagataaaatacaattaaaagttgtattttgatgacttcgttacataTGACTGCGAAGAAGCTGTGATTCACATCACTGGGCGTACAGCTTTTATAATAGTCCTCTGTTGTTGTTCGAGAAGTACGCAGTTTGGTGGCATTACACTTCATTTCTGTAACAAATTGGTTTCCTCCGATTTCTTTGCGTACGTGGATTTATATCTTGATGCTGGTGACACATCATCTTTGCGCTCAGTTTGCTGAATTTCGGAATCGCAAGCGGCGCGTAGAGGGTCAGGttcaaaaattggtgttgaatgttgttgatttttcGTAACGCAATAAACGTCATTTGATGACAATTGCTCTTGGGTCGACAGACGAGATTTATGGATCATAATATCTTCTAGTACGAGTTGTTGACCCATCGAATTGGTGTCTGTTACCAATTTTGACAAGACATCGAATTCAATATTTTGTTGCCTCACAACTTCATCATCGAGCCCGTGTTCAGTAACATCTGTTGTTTGGATCACAATTGACTTGCGGAATCGGTTCTCAAATTCCGAGGGAGTCTCTAGTGGAGGGCAATGCTCATGTTTCCATAGCATTGTTTCATATAACggttttaatctatttacatgCGTACGCTGACAAATATACGAATTATCTGCGATGGCTACTGTGTTATTTGAACAAGCTTTTACTGTTCTATAAGGTTCTTTATACTTTTAAGTGAATTCCTACTGTCTCCTTCTTTAACTACTCGAATATCTAATAACACCCGATCGCCTATCACATATCGGTTTTCTTTTGCGCGTTTATTATACAAATCCCTCTGATTGCAAGACCTGACTGCAAGAAACTCATAATTTTTAACATCGTATATaagatagaaaacaaaagtgagagatagaaatatgaaaataattaaGACACAGAAAAGCAATGATGGATTTGGTCATTGTCTtatcctttctctttttttttttaactcagACGTTATCCTCTTTATTATGTTTATTAGCGAATTCTTTAGTAGCATCtttcatgtttgtttattcgctatacttttttttttaatgagaaaaagaattcagaCAAATGCAAGATCGAAAATTTGTATGTAATGGTTAATAAACTACTAAAGAAACACAAGgtatatgtataaaaaaaatcaagtgtggagaaaataaaagacaagaaaCAATAATTTTAATCATCTGGATTCAGAAATCTCGCTCCATTTGGGCGCCTTCCGGGTCGTCCGCAGGTAGGGCACACGTCCTGCACCTACCATTGGGATAGCGCCCAATTTTGTGGTGGAGGCATTCGGTTTCGTGGATCGAGCTCCAGAATTTCTTGAATCTTCTCCACAGACCGTTGCCAATTCTCTTCGTTTAGAGCTTTGTGTAGCTCTATCTTCAAAACCCCTGTTCGCAGATGGAGTTCGTGCAGGTGTAAGTCGTGTCGGGTAGGCCAGGTGGGGCGCGGGCAAGAACGTACGGGTTCCGGCATTAGTGTAGCGATTGGTCGTACCCGCACCGGGCTGGATGGCGCCTGAGGTGGAGCCGGGTTGGGCTGGACCCGGGGTGGAACACGGATCCGGAGTGGAAGATTCACCTGAGGTGGAAAAGGGACCTGGGGCGAAACAGGTAAGGTAAGGAAAGCGACAGATGGCCCCGCTACCGGCTCACTCGAATTATCTTGTCGAAGTCGCCAAGATCTGTCGGAACTATGCCGACGAGTTGTGTAGGGTGACAGTTTATAATTTCCGTTGTTGTCTTTaggcattttttcttctaaaaatgaatttttctggTTCTTTAGGTGGCTTTTAAAAGTTGCATCTGCCCTTAGAGCTGGCCCTTGACGGGAGGATGTGTTCTATTGGGGTTGAATTTCCTCCAGGCATTCCTTCAATTCGGGATTTTTGATTGACTTCTAGGTCAGAAAATTTCACCTCTAGAGATTGCATTCTATTTGCAGACACTTCCAGTTTGTCCATTAGTTCAGACAGCTTTGTTGTACTAGATATCTGACTTTGAATCTCCTTTTTTACAGAAGCTATGTCCTCTCTTACATTATGAATTTCACATGCCAGATCTTTTATATGATCCCTTGTTTCCTTGTATTTCTTGatcattaagcatctcaaatCCTGGTGCCTGTCATTAGCTTCTTTGTTGGTTGATTTTATGAGTTGAATTATCTTAAATAAATCAGGATTCTCAGCATCTGTTCTGTCTCTTTTAGCAGATCTCATAATAGGAGTTATAATCTCAGTCGTCACAGGTAGGGGAGGATACTGTGGTGGGGTGGATGGGCTAGCATCCATTAATAGACTTTCCTGTTCTTCTTCTAGTAGTGAATCTTCCAATttggttgtcttctttttttgaaaaagaccCGAGACGGTGTTCAAAAAAGTGTTTGTTGGGGAAGTGTTTGTGGAAACGGTTTTCTTGGGTGAGAGATGGGATACTAGTTGGGCTAGTACGGAAGGAGGGTTCCTTACAGTCAAGGTGTTAGCGTTACTTTTAGCTCGAGGTTTACGAACGTTTGAAAGGTCTACTCCTGTCACCAACTCATAGGCAGAGTTCGATCTTAACTTTCTTAACTGGGGTTTATGTGAAATTGTACTAGGCTTCAAAACAGGAGAAGCAGATTTCCTAATAGCTTCTGTTGCCCTTCTCGAAGTTTTATTTCCCGTAAACGTATCAGATTCAGCAagatttgaagtggaagttTTATCGAAATTAATAGATCTGGCTACAGCTTCGTCAATTTGTATAACTGGCTCAATAGGACTTTTAGTAGCGGACACAggtgtaaagcatcttcccgtgtgggaagattgactttacgaatttaagacaataaagaataaaagaataaaagaataagagaataaaagaactaaaagaaCTCAGAGGCGTTGTACCCACAATGACGACTATATTTGTCTTAGTTTAAGTATGTAAAATACAAGATGTTTTGGATAAGGACATAAGAAAAagctattgaataaaaaaaggggggggggacagaAAGGGAAACGGGATAATTGTAGTGTGAGCTTACCGCGGTAGCGC comes from Daphnia carinata strain CSIRO-1 chromosome 2, CSIRO_AGI_Dcar_HiC_V3, whole genome shotgun sequence and encodes:
- the LOC130701724 gene encoding huntingtin-interacting protein 1-like isoform X3 produces the protein MAGRTLPPNRSRTSLDQERENFEKTQTLAICKAVNESEVPVKSKHVRSAIIGTFQGKGSQAFWSIILRLPIHSNPIVAWKFCNTLHKILREGHPNVLKDSQQHRDFLVDKGKLWGHFKEGYGKLIYVYCRLLVVKLDFHKRNQKFPGNLMLKDEEIDLVCEHDINLYFQLSVELLDYMDEILSLQTAVFGSLDMSRSNSMTNAGQCRLAPLIPCIQDSSQVYDFIVKLLFKLHNCLPPDTLEGHRIRFQKQFKALRQFYLQSSTLQYFKSLIQVPNLDENPPNFLISSELSRHVTPVVILPNETFQPSHVDETLVQLESDLSESNECSPDLLLERDRYIEHLLHQLEQLSAELRKVRAEYNQETGILRQELLNMEIRLSEKENEIQEAMKDKETIERKLSEAAKSAQMGSVVQLQLDETEKRAKGWEDKFVKLKEVYQKLRDEHIKLLRHKAEIDKKFSVANAALEQSQKIQCELQDSLQLSKASIKETENEFNVLRTADAATIQKLNNENVALQEINSQLNMSLSTAEKKIAETENLLSEFREQNNKLVTEVQQLNATLELTAKEREEIVSDFEQLKVRAANIDVEFSAFRSSQDATILQLMKEKEEVSVNKINLQEKYENLETCYHMANKQINDAQEEKQALALLTVELKKELELMNQTSIDLKEALNQSIESSKKMEQEYSDYKIIKEAVILDVSAEKEKLKSCATDMKESVSMLEKHVQNLESENAQLQEETQKLLHQKDLLSTSYKSELHTSKLKSINLFHQLLINCCLKAEQYLGKCVTDLSKPPVFALNVQDHGGSTIAGAVSLLETLSESLCSYCSNNKNEEIACFTIPLIFPFVQSVDWMLLHGQQLAHSLTDIDKVDDLLKKCVAAGKVAVLFFKVLQQPFEIEEINLNSNKVKDALRDLEKEIEFVMESSKNSSEQGNVGEELENELGAMERAIEEAAARIAQLWDNSKKSHTGVKLEVSEKVLDSCTALMKAIVELIRNAKVLQEEIVARGKGSASARDFYKRNHRWTEGLLSAAKAVGFGAKLLTDAADNVVKGQAKFEQLTVASQEIAASTAQLVFASRVKAELQSKNLQILAESSKGVSLATGRVVATAKHCAQLVEESTVLDFAHLTLHQAKRLEMESQVKVLEFESLLEKERLRLSALRKQHYQLAGDAES